The nucleotide sequence GTCTCATCCGTAAGTTGAGGGAGCCATATTTTGTCCTCGGTCCCCTGGCTGTGGTGAATTTCCTTCGGCGGTAGAGCTCCCCTTTACATATAGAAACCATCAGCAGCATGGAGAGGAGTGTCCCACCCAACGTGAGCAAGCCTAACCCGGCTATAATGCACTTGTCCAGGTGAGAGCCCAGCCATGCATAGTACAGTTCCAACCTCTCCATCTCTCGTGCGGACACAGAATCGGGGCTAACCCGAACCTCCCGCGGTATGGTGTATGCCACAGCCACAAGTACTATACCGCTAACCAATAACACCAGAGAACAGATAAAGCCGTAATCCACAGTGCTGGTTCCTGACTCCACTTCCCGACTGTCCTCAGAGTGAGGAGATCCATTCTCCTTTGCTGCCCATCCCCTCACCTCAGACAGGGGGCTCAGAGCCCGGGCATTCTGTGAATCCTGGCCAAAGGCGGTCTCCCCAATCTCTTCATAGGCCGGATTCTCAAATCCTCTGATGGTGGCCGAGCTCCCGCCGTAGGTGCTGTCATCTGCACCATGACTTGTACTGAGATCTCTCAGCTCCAAGGTGTTTGAAGAAGCCATTGATGGGTTCCGGTTCTGTTCATCCTGATCACACAGAACTTCCTCAGGCTGTGGGATTTGGTAAGATAAGAAACAGTTTAGTAATAATAGGCAGGAGACAATGACCTGTGACAATGCACCGGGCTGGGTCACATGAGTATTATACATCTGCACATTCCTGCCCTATGGCAGATCTAATGACCCAAACAGAAAGCGCTATCCACATCAGTCAGGCCAGGACTGTGACGTTACTGTGGAGGGGATGATAAAATGTGACGTCACTGTGGAGGTGATGATAATGTCATGTGACGTCACTGTGCAGGTGATGATATAATGTGACGTCACTGTGGAGGTGATGATATAATGTGACGCCACTGTGGAGGTGATGATGTAATGTGACGTCACTGTGGAGGTGATGATGTAATGTGACGTCACTGTGGAGGTGATGATGTAatgtgacgtcactgcagaggGGATGATGTAATGTGACGTCACTGTAGAGGGGATGATGTAATGTGACGTCACTGTGGAGGTGATGATATAATGTGACGTCACTGTGGAGGTGATGatataatgtgacatcactgtagagGATgatgtaatgtgacatcactgtagagAGGATGATGTAATGTGACGTCACTGTAGAGGGGATGATGTAATGTGACGTCACTGTGGAGGTGATGATGTAATGTGACGTCACTGTAGAGGTCATATAATGTGACGTCACGGTAGAGATGATATAATGTGACGTCACTGTGGAGGTGATGATGTAATGTGACGTCACTGTGGAGGTGATGATGTAATGTGACGTCACTGTAGAGAGGATGATGTAATGTGACGTCACTGTAGAGGGGATGATGTAATGTGACGTCACTGTGGAGGTGATGATATAATGTGACGTCACTGTGGAGGTGATGatataatgtgacatcactgtagagGATgatgtaatgtgacatcactgtagagAGGATGATGTAATGTGACGTCACTGTAGAGGGGATGATGTAATGTGACGTCACTGTGGAGGTGATgatgtaatgtgacatcactgtggagGTGATGATGTAATGTGACGTCACTGTAGAGGTCATATAATGTGACGTCACTGTAGAGATGATATAATGTGACGTCACTGTGGAGGTGATGATGTAATGTGACGTCACTGTAGAGATGATATAATGTGACGTCACTGTGGAGGTGATGATGTAATGTGACGTCACTGTAGAGATGATATAATGTGACGTCACTGTAGAGGTCATATAATGTGATGTCACTGTGGAGGTGATGATGTAATGTGACGTCACTGTATTAGGACTATTAGGTGATGTCACTGAGCTTTGTTCTGCTCTGCAGGGTTTACACCTCAACCATTTTAGCCAAAATGTACAAATCCTTTCAGTACAGTATACCTCTGACTCCTGGTTTTGATCAATataacatgtgaacacagccttaatggCGGCTACAGACACAAAGACTGGCAGCGATCAGAGCAATGACCCAATACTGATCAATATCAGATGATTCATACGTCACCGCTACGGCCTTCACTGTGTCCCCAGACCTATCAACAATCTATCTGCCAGGACTACATGTGACCTGTGGGGACCTGCACATCCTGAGATACAAGGTCTACAGGCAGATCAATGCTCCCAGGGGGGAAGGGGTCTGACAGTAAGTGCAAGCTACATCCCATCATCCCATCATGCCACAGTACAGACTCCATCATCCCACAGAGCAGACCCCATcatcccacagtacagaccccatcATCCCACAGAGCAGACCCCATcatcccacagtacagaccccatcatcccacagtacagactccatcatcccacagtacagaccccatcatcccacagtacagaccccatcATCCCACAGTGCAGACCCCATcatcccacagtacagaccccatcatcccacagtacagaccccatcATCCCACAGTACAGACTCCATCATCCCACAGTACAGACTCCATCATCCCACAGAGCAAGCTACATGCTACAGTGCAGTCAGCCGGGGAGCTGTCCATTCAGCACCGATCACACTGGACAGACACAACATAGacggagacctgtgtgtgtccccctatatcacacggacccctgtgtccccctatattacacatacccctgtgtcctccctatataccatagacccctgtgtgcccccccccctatattacacagacccctgtgtcccccctatatcacacggacccctgtgtccccccccctatattatacagacccctgtgtccccctatatcacacggacccctgtgtccccccccctatattatacagacccctgtgtccccctatatcacacggacccctgtgtcccccctataTCACACGGACCCCTATGTCCCCCCTATATTACATggacccctgtgtcccccctataTCACACGGACCCCTATGtcccccctatattacacagacccctgtgtcccccctataTCACACGGACCCCTGTGTCCCCCTATATCACAcggccccctgtgtccccccctatATTACATGGACCCGTGTCCCCCCTATATCACACggacccctgtgtcccccctatatcacacggacccctgtgtcccccctataTCACACGGACCCCTGTGTCCCCCTATATCACACGGACCCCTGTGTCCCCCTATATCACACGGACCCCTGTGTCCCCCTATATCACAcggccccctgtgtccccccctatATTACATGGACCCGTGTCCCCCCTATATCACACGGACCCCTGTGCCCCCCTATATCACACggacccctgtgtcccccctatatcacacggacccctgtgcccccctatatcacacggccccctgtgcccccccctatatcacacggacccctgtgtccccccccctatATTATACAGACCCCCGTGTCCCCCTATATCACACggacccctgtgtcccccctataTCACACGGACCCCTATGTCCCCCCTATATTACATggacccctgtgtcccccctataTCACACGGACCCCTATGtcccccctatattacacagacccctgtgtcccccctatatcacacggacccctgtgcccccctatatcacacggacccctgtgtccccctatattacacagacccctgtgtccccctatattacacagacccctgtgtcccccctatatcacacggccccctgtgcccccccctatatcacacggacccctgtgcccccccccctatatcacacggacccctgtgcccccctatatcacacggacccctgtgcccccctatatcacacggacccctgtgcccccccccctatatcacacggacccctgtgccccccctatattacacagacccctgtgcccccccccctatatcacacggacccctgtgtcccccctataTTACACGGACCCCTATGTCCCCCCTATATCACACGGACCCCTGTGCCCCCCTATATCACACGGACGCCTGTGTCCCCCCTATATTACACGGACCCCTGTGTCCCCCTATATCACAcggccccctgtgtccccccctatattacacagacccctgtgccccccccccctatatcacacggacccctgtgtcccccctataTTACACGGACCCCTATGTCCCCCCTATATCACACGGACCCCTGTGCCCCCCTATATCACACGGACGCCTGTGTCCCCCCTATATTACACGGACCCCTGTGTCCCCCTATATCACAcggccccctgtgtccccccctatATCACACGGACGCCTGTGTCCCCCCTATATTACACGGACCCCTGTGTCCCCCTATATCACAcggccccctgtgtccccccctatatcacacggccccctgtgtccccccctatATTACACGGACCCCTGTGCCCCCCTATATCACACggacccctgtgcccccccccctatatcacacggacccctgtgcccccctatataacacggacccctgtgcccccctatatcacacggccccctgtgtccccccctatATTACACGGACCCCTGTGCCCCCCTATATCACACggacccctgtgcccccccccctatatcacaCGGACCCCTGTGCCCCCCTATATAACACGGACCCCTGTGCCCCTCTATATAACACGGACCCCTGTGTCCCCCTATATCACACGGACCCCTGTGTCCCCCTATATCACACGGACCCCTGTGTCCCCCTATATCACACggacccctgtgtcccccctatatcacacggacccctgtgtccccctatatcacacggacccctgtgtccccctatattacacagacccctgtgTCCCCCTATATCACacggccccctgtgcccccccctataTCACACGGACCCCTGTGTCCCCCTATATCACACGGACCCCTGTGCCCCTCTATATAACACGGACCCCCGTGTCCTCCACCCTGTCAGTCCTCCAGCACACAGCCACCATACCACACAGCCTGTCGGAGACAAAAGCTGCCCCCCTGCCATTATGCAGCTGcccgccccctcctccccggAGCCCCCTGTGCAGGCACTGACCTGTGTGCAGCCTCCTGGGCAGCTCTCTGGCAGGCAGCACCGGGGCTGCCTCCTAGGTTATAGCTGCCGCTGCTGGGTGCCCCGGTCCGTCGGCTCCATCATACACCATGTGGGAGGAGACAGGTGTGACAGCGCCCTCTGCCGGCCGGCCCGCGCACCGGTGTCACCGCGTCCTTACCAGGCAGCGCCATCTTACAGCCCCCACTGCAGCTCGGGCAATGAATGGGTGGGCAATGCCAGCCAGGAGGGGCATCAGCATCTCGGGTATATAGTAGATGTGTGAGCACCCCCCTCTCCCAGATGCCATGATGCCCCTCCATAGTTACCCCAGGCAGTGACCGGCACTATGGAGATGCCCCTGGGACCCGCCCTGTCCTGGCTGAGGAGGGAGCTGGTAAGATCAGTGCTGCCCCCATCCGCCATCTCACCTTCCTGCAATCACATCTCATCTCTGTAATGTGGAGAGTGCCCACCTGCCCGCACCGGGGGCATCAGGGGAGAGGCGGGGGCTATGGGGGCATCAGGGGAGAGGCGGGGGCTATGGGGGCATCAGGGGAGAGGCGGGGTCTATGGGGCATCAGGGGAAAGGCGGGGGCTATGGGGGCATCAGGGGAAAGGCGGGGGCTATGGGGACATCAGGGGAAAGGCGGGGGCTATGGGGGCATCAGGGGAAAGGCAGGGGCTATGGGGGCATCAGGGGAAAGGCGGGGGCTATGGGGGCAtcaggggagaggcaggggctaTGGGGGCATCAGGGGAGAGGCGGGGGCTATGGGGCATCAGGGGAAAGGCGGGGGCTATGGGGGCATCAGGGGAAAGGCGGGGGCTATGGGGGCATCAGGGGAAAGGCGGGGGCTATGGGGGCATCAGGGGAGAGGCGGGGGCTATGGGGGCATCAGGGTAGAGGCGGGGGCTATGGGGACATCAGGGGAAAGGCGGGGGCTATGGGGGCATCAGGGGAAAGGCAGGGGCTATGGGGGCATCAGGGTAGAGGCGGGGGctttgggggagggggcatcagGGGAGAGGCGGGGGCTATGGGGGCATCAGGGTAGAGGCGGGGGCTATGGGGACATCAGGGGAAAGGCGGGGGCTATGGGGGCATCAGGGGAGAGGCGGGGGCTATGGGGGCATCAGGGTAGAGGCGGGGGCTATGGGGACATCAGGGGAAAGGCGGGGGCTATGGGGGCATCAGGGGAAAGGCAGGGGCTATGGGGGCATCAGGGTAGAGGCGGGGGctttgggggagggggcatcagGGGAGAGGCGGGGGCTATGGGGGCATCAGGGTAGAGGCGGGGGCTTTGGGGGAGGTGGCAtcaggggagaggcaggggctaTGGGGGCATCAGGGGAGAGGCGGGGGCTATGGGGGCATCAGGGGAAAGGCAGGGGCTATGGGGGCATCAGGGGAGAGGCGGGGGCTATGGGGGCATCAGGGGAAAGGCGGGGGCTATGGGGGCATCAGGGGAAAGGCGGGGGCTATGGGGGCATCAGGGGAAAGGCAGGGGCTATGGGGGCATCAGGGTAGAGGCGGGGGctttgggggagggggcatcaggggagaggtgggggctatgggggcatcaggggagaggctggggctaTGGGGGCCTCAGGGGAGAGGCGGGGGCTATGGGGGCATCAGGGGAGAGGCGGGGGCTATGGGGGCATCAGGGGAGAGGCGGGGGCTATGGGGGCATCAGAGGAGAGGCAggggctatgggggagggggcattaggggagaggcgggggggctatgggggcttCGGGAGAGGCGGGGGCTATGGGGGCATCAGGGGAGAGGCGGGGGCTATGGGGGCATCAGGGGAGAGGcgggggctatgggggagggggcattagGGGAGAGGCGGGGGCTATGGGGGCATCAGAGGAGAGGCGGGGGCATTAGGGGAGAGGCGGGGGCTATGGGGGATGGGGCATCAGGGGAGAGGCGGGGGCTATGGGGCATCAGGGGAGAGGCGGGGGCTATGGGGCATCAGGGGAGAGGCGGGGGCTATGGGGCATCAGGTGAGAGGCGGAGGCTATGGGGGCATCAGAGGAGAGGCGGGGGCTATGGGGGATGGGGCATCAGGGGAGAGgcgggggctataggggagggggcatcaGGAGAGAGAGtcaggggctataggggagggggcatcaGGAGACAGGTTATCAGGTAAGAGGCAGGGGCTATGGGGGCATCAGGGGAGAGGCGGGGGCTATGGGGGCATCAGGGGAGAGGAAGGGGCTATAGGGGCAtaaggggagaggcaggggctaTGGGGGCATCAGAGGAGAGGCAGGGGCTATGGGGGCATCAGGGGGAGGCAggggctatgggggagggggcatcaggggagaggcaggggctatgggggagggggcatcaggagagaggcaggggctatgggggagggggcatcaggggagaggcaggggcttCAGAGTGGGCAtcaggggagaggcaggggctatagaggagggggcatcaggggagaggcaggggctatagaggagggggcatcaggggagaggcaggggctatgggggagggggcatcagGAGCGAGGCAggggctatagaggagggggcatcaggggagaggcaggggctatgggggaggggctatagAGGAGAGGCAGGGGTtatagaggggagagggggcatcaggggagaggcagaggctaTAGAGGAGGGGCATCAGGGCAGGGGCTATAGAGGAGGGGCATCAGGGGAGAGGCAAGGGTtatagaggggagagggggcatcaggggagaggcaggggttatagaggggagagggggcatcaggggagaggcagaggctatagggaggagggggcatcaggTAAGAGGCAGGggctataggagggagggggtataAGGTGAGAGGTAGGggctacagaggggagaggggcatCAGGAGAGAGGTAGGAGCTATGGGGGTATCAGATAAGAGGCAGGGGCTAtaaagcagaggggagggggcagcagacaagaagacaggggatacaggagggaggggggcaccaGCTAAGAGAAAAGGGAGGGGTTATAGGAAGCAGAAAATGAAAGGGCAGAGACTATAGAGCGCAGAGGATGAGAGGGGAGGGGCGATAGAGAGCAGAGGATGAGAGGGGTGGGGCGATAGAGAGCAGAGGATGAGAGGGGAGGGGCGATAGAGAGCAGAGGATGAGATGGGAGGGGCTATAGAGAGCAGAGGATGAGAGGGGTGGAGCAATAGAGAGCAGAGGatgagaggggaggggctatagAGAGCAGAGGatgagaggggaggggctatagAGAGCACAGGATGAGAGGGGTGGGGCGATAGAGAGCAGAGGatgagaggggaggggctatagAGAGCAGAGGATGAGAGGGCAGAGACACATAGAGGAGAGGATAAGAAGAAAGAGACTATAGAGCACAGAGGATGAGAGGGCAGAGATTTTACAGAGCACGGCATCCAGAGGGAATCctgggcggagtgtatacacacagggggagatttatcaaacatggtgtaaagtgaaactggctcagttgcccctagtaaccaatcagattccacctttcattttccaaagagtctgtgagtaattagaagtggaatctgattggttgctagggggccgcatgaaaatctgacatgtcagttttgtgcggccgctattcattgaatagcagccgcatgagccgaacaggtcacacaatggagagtgcggctccgggcATCCTAATTCAGCACAAAGTAAGATAATCTgcggtaccggccaggatgatcttcactgacaccggccgttctgtgaccctgtgtcatacaccgtgtgaacatggccttagtcagTTGGATTCTATTGCCCTGTACCAACACACCATGACCCCCGGCAGGGGCACTAATCCTCCATATTGTTCCCTGTCCCAGTCAGAGATGCGTATCCAGGACCAGAGGCTGCTGGCTCAGCTGAGGGACCTCCATGCCAGGATCCGGGAGTACAGGCTTGAATCTACCTTCTGGTCCAGTGTGCGCACCCTACAGGAGACACATGGCATCAGAGTCCGCTCCACATCAGAGGAGATCACCCTGACTACTCACCAGGAGGACGGCTCTCCGACTACCTCACAGATCAGGAGAAATTCTGTCCCGTAGTCCTCATCCCTACAGGGCTGCATGAAATAAGAGCGGTCTGCTTGTTCAACCGCCAAGGACAGCGCCAGTCTCCGCAATAGgctgtttctggtattgcagcgTTGAATGGGTAATGTTGCTATACCACACACGACCTGTGGCCAAGCGTGGCGCTGTTTATAGATGAAAGCATTCATGTTTGTATGATCCTTAAGTCACTGCCAGGACTATGCGGCTCTGCTTCTATATGCGCCGTGTGCTGCCATCATGTCCGCCGGATACAATGGACGCAGTGATATCTGCCGAGTAGTAGATGGACAAAAACCGCAGCCATCAATCGCAGAATGTATCTAACGTATCTAGAAACTCTCATCttctcaccctcatcatcatcgtGTGGTATCCGGGTTATTGTAGATCTCTCGGTGACAACTTAAAGGGATTTCCTGGTTTTATAAATAAATCTCCATCATTGTATAAGAACACTGTCTTGTTTGTCAGCTCCTCAACACTCTgcagacctctgcttgctgtcagtgaaaggAAACATTAGCGCGTGAGACTGATACAGAGGCAATGCTTGCCCTCACAGTAACCTCATAGATACAGGTATTATCTCACAGCTATCTCGTAGGTACAGGGGTTACCTCACAGCTACCTCATAGGTACAGGTATTACCTCACAGCTACCTCATAGATACAGGTATTACCTCACAGCTACCTCATAGGTACAGGTATTACCTCCCAGCTACCTCATAGATACAGGTATTACCTCACAGCTACCTCATAGATACAGGTATTACCTAAGAGCTACCTCATAGATACAGGTATTACCTCACAGCTACCTCATAGATACAGGTATTACCTAACAGCTACCTCATAGATACAGGTATTACCTCACAGCTACCTCATAGATACAGGTATTACCTAACAGCTACCTCATAGATACAGATATTACCTCACAGCTACCTCATAGATACAGGTATTAACTCACAGCTAccttatagatacaggtattacCTCACAGCTACCTTATAGATACAGATATTACCTCACAGCTACCTTATAGATGCAGGTATTACCTCACAGTAACCACATGGATACAGGTATTACCTAACAGATACctcatagatacaggtataatCTCACAGCTATCTTAAAGATACAAGGGTTACCTCGCAGTGACCTCATAGATACAGGTGCTACCTCACAGCTACCTCATAGATACAGGTATTACCTCACagatatctgtatctatgagGTGACTGTGTGGTATTACCTGTATCTATGAGGTGACAATGATGTAATACCTGTATCTATGAGGTCACTGCGAGGTAACACCTGTATCTATGAGGTCACTGCGAGGTAACACCTGTTTTTATGAGGTCACTGCGAGGTAAGACCTGTATCAATGAGGTGACTGTGATGTAATACCTGTATCTATGAGGTGACTATGTAGTAATATCTGCATCTATGAGGTGACTGTGCAGTAATACCTGTATCTATGAGGTCACTGAGAGATAATACCTGTATCTATGAGGTCACTGAGAGATAATACCTGTATCTATGAGGTCACTGAGAGATAATACCTGTATCTATGAGGTCACTGAGAGATAATACCTGTATCTATGAGGTGACTGTGATGTAATACCTGTATCTATGAGGTGACTGTGATGTAATACCTGTATCTATGAGGTGACTGTGATGTAATACCTGTATCTATGAGGTGGATGTTGGGTAATACCTGTATCTATGAGGTGACTGTGATGTAATACCTGCATCTATGAGGTGACTGTGATGTAATACCTGCATCTATGAGTTACTGTGATGTAATACCTGCATCTATGAGGTGACTGTGATGTAATACCTGCATATATGAGGTGACTGTGATGTAATACCTGCATATATGAGGTGACTGTGATGTAATACCTGTATCTATGAGGTGGATGTTGGGTAATACCTGTATCTATGAGGTGACTGTGATGTAATACCTGTATCTATGAGGTGACTGTGATGTAATACCTGTATCTATGAGGTGACTGTGATGTAATACCTGTATCTATGAGGTGACTGTGATGTAATACCTGTATCTATGAGGTGGATGTTGGGTAATACCTGCATCTATGAGGTGACTGTGATGTAATACCTGTATCTATGAGGTGACTGTGATGTAATACCTGCATCTATGAGGTGACTGTGATGTAATACCTGCATCTATGAGGTGACTGTGATGTAATACCTGCATCCATGAGGTGACTGTGATGTAATACCTGCATCCATGAGGTGACTGTGATGTAATACATGTATAGGTCGGGTTCACACAGCGGAAGTGCATCACAGCCGGTACCTGCCGGATGAACCTCATTTCATTttatttggaatgcgggcgcttTCCGGTGTGCTCGCATTTCAaatcaccatagctgacaatgtaaagtgtgactGATGCCAGGTTTTACATTGTCTGTTCTGTCAGTCTTGTGagtccgctattcaataaatagcggctgcacaaaactggcaCGTCAGTTTTTTTGAAGTGTGAATTTCGCCAGATACTGCAAGACTGTGAGGTAATGACGTGCTAATGAATGTGAGGGAATAGCCACGCGATCAGGTGCGGGTAACGTCACACCCGCCCCATCAGGTAACGGTGATATATGAACGGTGAAGGCAGGGAGCGAGGGAGCTCATGTGACCGCGTCGCCTCACAGTTTGAAGCTCCCGCCTCGGAGGCCGCCGCCCTCGGTTCCCGCCCGGGTTGTAACGTCGTCGGAGTCCGTGTATGTTCTGCTGTTACTCGGTTCAGCCGCTAGATAGGGGCGGGCACAGAGAACCGATGGCGGACTGTGTGTACACAGTCACATAGAATGCTATTTGCCGGTATGTACTGACCCGCCTGCTTCCATCATGGCGGTCACTGAGGTGAAGCTGggcaaagcatgctgggagttgtagtcagaaTCCAGACTAAAGTGTCTTGTAGCTGAGGGGTCCCTGGAGTTATAGGTCATCCATTTTACTGtaagtttttattagttttttttttttaatgtaaaaaaatgtattcagAATGAGCGCGGTATCCGTAATAACGGGGCGAGGGTTCTTAAATGGGGCATTTAGGTAAAATTCACATCACGTTACGCATCTCTGCCGCCAATATGTGCCATCTGCGGAGATACAGTGTGAACAGGGGTCTGCCTCATATCGTGCTGTTCTATGGCGGTATGGAGACTACGCCATATTCCCTACAGTGACATGAAGCGCGGTTTAGAAGCCAACTATCAGAGAAAAGTCGGATTGGAGAAAGTGGTGATGTCGGCCGCAGGTGAGTACGAGTGTTATACAGTCATGGCGGAAAAAAGATAAACACGTTTTGTCACACGTGGCgtttagaaactttttttttttctggtgtgttattttttaaatttttcttaaACAATGGCGTGAGGGGGAGAGGGCCGGACCGTGCATGGACTATGTGGTACAGAACTCCCGGCATTGTCATCCATTGTGATCccaggagctccgaaactgttcaAATCTTTGCGCTAATGTATTGACACAGCGAGtgtgatgatgccgggagctccgaacTCCTATCCGTAACACATCGTTTGTATTTATGGAATGTGTAAAGGCCCTTTAAGTCCAACATGGGGTGCGTGCCGGCATCTTGTGTAGCTGTACAGGCTCCTGCACGAGGCTTCGTTATTCTTATTGTAATATGTACAGATGAGTGCGCcatctgtttggatccgttttttccattgatttccattataaaaaaaaaacggatcaaaacggaatgcgttttttttttttttttaacatacacaaaaatagcgTTGAgtatgtttttctgtccgttaaaagtaacaaatttaaaaacggatacgttaaatggataggaaaaacgcagtgtgaacccagtcttgtTTGTTCGACAGTCTTCTTATACgccagctgcctttgatctccgtgCTGCTCCATCCCGGGtgactggaaaagctggatccagtccccggaaactgggagaggtttcccaggactggatccagcttttccagacgcCTGGGGTGGAGCAGCACGGAGATCAAAGGCAGACGACGTGTAAGCCGACTGTCGAACAAAGCGATTCACTTAGTTTGTAATGTAGATTTGATGATTGTGGACCAGCTGGCCCACCTAACCAGTTTGGTTTTAGGCCACTGGTTT is from Dendropsophus ebraccatus isolate aDenEbr1 chromosome 14, aDenEbr1.pat, whole genome shotgun sequence and encodes:
- the TMEM74B gene encoding transmembrane protein 74B isoform X1, encoding MYNTHVTQPGALSQVIVSCLLLLNCFLSYQIPQPEEVLCDQDEQNRNPSMASSNTLELRDLSTSHGADDSTYGGSSATIRGFENPAYEEIGETAFGQDSQNARALSPLSEVRGWAAKENGSPHSEDSREVESGTSTVDYGFICSLVLLVSGIVLVAVAYTIPREVRVSPDSVSAREMERLELYYAWLGSHLDKCIIAGLGLLTLGGTLLSMLLMVSICKGELYRRRKFTTARGPRTKYGSLNLRMRQVTTEGGQVLVEHEVLEMTNQVHQHQHEP
- the TMEM74B gene encoding transmembrane protein 74B isoform X3; translated protein: MASSNTLELRDLSTSHGADDSTYGGSSATIRGFENPAYEEIGETAFGQDSQNARALSPLSEVRGWAAKENGSPHSEDSREVESGTSTVDYGFICSLVLLVSGIVLVAVAYTIPREVRVSPDSVSAREMERLELYYAWLGSHLDKCIIAGLGLLTLGGTLLSMLLMVSICKGELYRRRKFTTARGPRTKYGSLNLRMRQVTTEGGQVLVEHEVLEMTNQVHQHQHEP
- the TMEM74B gene encoding transmembrane protein 74B isoform X2 translates to MMMRPEEVLCDQDEQNRNPSMASSNTLELRDLSTSHGADDSTYGGSSATIRGFENPAYEEIGETAFGQDSQNARALSPLSEVRGWAAKENGSPHSEDSREVESGTSTVDYGFICSLVLLVSGIVLVAVAYTIPREVRVSPDSVSAREMERLELYYAWLGSHLDKCIIAGLGLLTLGGTLLSMLLMVSICKGELYRRRKFTTARGPRTKYGSLNLRMRQVTTEGGQVLVEHEVLEMTNQVHQHQHEP